DNA from Mesorhizobium sp. DCY119:
GCCCGACACTTTTGCCGACGAGCCGGGGCTGGAGGATGTTGCCCTCGATGAACTGGCCGGCGAAGAACACGCAGGCCACGGCCACCACCATGATCCAGTCCGGCCAGAACTGCACGAAGGCAAGGCCAACCGACAGCACCAGCCCGACCAGCGAGCCGACATAGGGGATGAAGCTGATAAGGCCTGCAAACAGGCCGATCAGCGCGCCGAATTTCAAGCCGGTCAGCGTCAGGCCGGCGGCATACATAAGCCCGAGCACGAGGCACAGTGTGCCCTGCCCGCGCACGAAGCCGGCGGTGGCGGAATTGATGTCGGTGGCGATCTGGCGAACGGTCTTGACGTGGTCGCGCGGCACCCAGCGATCGACGGTTGCGACCATCCGGTCCCAGTCGAGCAGCATGTAGAAGGCGACGACCGGCGTCACCACGAACAGGCTGGCGATGGAAAAGAGCGCCATGCTGGAGCTCCAGATCGACTTGAACACCGTCGTCAGGAAGCCGAAGCCGGTGGTCGCCAGCGAATTCAGCCCTTCGCGCAGATCGTTGGCGTTGACGCCGAAGCGCTGCTCGATCCATTGCGGGTCGAAGCTGGTGATGAGGCCCTGCAACTGCGTCAGATATTCCGGCAGCTTGGTGATGAAATCCGAAAGCTGCGAGGCCAGTATCGGTATCAGGATGACGAGCCCAATCACCACGATAATGAGAAACGTGATCAGGATCAGGATCGTCGCCATGAGGCGCGACAATCCGAGCCGCTGCAGGCGGTCGGCCACGGGATCAAGGAAATAGGCCAGCACCATGCCGGCTACGAAAGGCAGCAGAACGTCGCTGAACAGATAGATCAGCAGCGCGAGCACGA
Protein-coding regions in this window:
- a CDS encoding AI-2E family transporter; the encoded protein is MAKAKIQTVEVTQEDPSAAAFRRQIRFWIITALVLALLIYLFSDVLLPFVAGMVLAYFLDPVADRLQRLGLSRLMATILILITFLIIVVIGLVILIPILASQLSDFITKLPEYLTQLQGLITSFDPQWIEQRFGVNANDLREGLNSLATTGFGFLTTVFKSIWSSSMALFSIASLFVVTPVVAFYMLLDWDRMVATVDRWVPRDHVKTVRQIATDINSATAGFVRGQGTLCLVLGLMYAAGLTLTGLKFGALIGLFAGLISFIPYVGSLVGLVLSVGLAFVQFWPDWIMVVAVACVFFAGQFIEGNILQPRLVGKSVGLHPVWLMFALFAFGALFGFVGLLIAVPAAAAIGVLVRFAISQYLESPLYKGHPEIAEAKPARTARAPRADG